In the genome of Bradyrhizobium sp. CIAT3101, one region contains:
- a CDS encoding 3-hydroxybutyrate dehydrogenase, with translation MLKNKVAIVTGSTSGIGLGIARELARLRATIVLNGFGDPGEIEAIRAGIEREHDVRVVYDGADMSKGDSVRRLIATTIETFGRLDILVNNAGIQFTAPVEEFPPAKWHAILDINLSAAFHGIAAAVPQMKKQRWGRIVNIASTHGLVASTHKAAYVAAKHGLVGLTKVVGLETAGSGVTCNAVCPGWVRTPLVEKQISDMAAQKNISQQDAARALLGEKQPSSEFVSPEQLGGTVAFLCSPAADQITGTAIAVDGGWTAQ, from the coding sequence ATGTTGAAGAATAAGGTAGCGATCGTCACCGGCTCGACCAGTGGCATTGGGCTCGGGATCGCCAGAGAGTTGGCCAGGCTTCGCGCCACCATCGTCTTGAACGGCTTCGGCGACCCCGGCGAGATCGAAGCCATCCGCGCCGGGATCGAACGCGAACACGACGTGCGTGTCGTGTACGACGGCGCCGACATGTCGAAGGGCGATTCCGTGCGCCGCCTGATCGCGACCACGATCGAGACCTTCGGGCGCCTCGACATCCTCGTGAACAATGCCGGCATCCAGTTCACCGCGCCTGTGGAGGAATTTCCGCCCGCCAAGTGGCACGCGATCCTGGACATCAATCTGTCGGCTGCATTCCACGGCATCGCCGCCGCGGTGCCCCAGATGAAGAAGCAGCGCTGGGGCCGGATCGTCAACATCGCCTCGACCCACGGTCTCGTTGCGTCGACACACAAGGCGGCCTACGTCGCGGCCAAGCACGGCCTGGTCGGCCTGACCAAAGTGGTCGGCCTGGAGACCGCCGGCAGCGGCGTGACCTGCAACGCGGTCTGTCCCGGCTGGGTGCGGACACCTCTGGTCGAAAAGCAAATCAGCGACATGGCCGCGCAAAAGAACATCAGCCAACAGGACGCCGCCAGGGCGCTGTTGGGTGAGAAGCAACCGTCCTCCGAATTCGTCTCTCCGGAGCAGCTTGGAGGCACCGTGGCCTTCCTCTGTTCGCCTGCGGCAGACCAGATCACGGGCACCGCCATCGCGGTCGATGGCGGATGGACGGCACAGTAG